One genomic segment of Suttonella sp. R2A3 includes these proteins:
- a CDS encoding universal stress protein: MFAKIMVAIDLNHEEQAVRIINHALAVGNNDTVYQLVHVIPPLGAGFVSSFLPKDYDTQLIKKGQEELHAFSKKHFPQGVKVQHMVAHGSIYEEINRLATEQGSELVILSASKPGAKGLGPNAARVSRYSDKSVMVIR; encoded by the coding sequence ATGTTTGCAAAAATTATGGTCGCGATCGATCTTAATCATGAAGAACAGGCGGTGCGGATTATTAATCACGCCTTGGCTGTAGGTAATAATGATACGGTTTATCAATTGGTTCATGTGATTCCGCCGTTAGGCGCTGGGTTTGTCTCTTCTTTCTTGCCGAAAGACTACGACACCCAGCTGATCAAAAAAGGTCAGGAGGAGTTGCACGCCTTTAGCAAAAAGCATTTTCCACAAGGTGTGAAAGTGCAGCATATGGTGGCGCACGGCAGCATCTATGAAGAAATCAACCGCTTAGCCACTGAGCAAGGCAGTGAATTGGTGATCTTAAGCGCATCAAAACCAGGCGCTAAAGGCTTAGGCCCTAATGCGGCACGAGTCTCACGCTACAGCGATAAATCTGTGATGGTTATTCGCTAA
- a CDS encoding TRAP transporter permease: MAEQQSTNASAIDLEDMVASSDTGGRAPSGITKQIIVWTAIIWSLFQIYYASPLPFAFQGWLNDLGLKQLNVVVDDTRARSIHLAFALFLAFLSYPARKNSPKHHVPVQDWIFGVVGAFLASYYLFFYDGIVQRVGAPNMQDIIVGCMGILLLLEATRRSLGLPLVIIASVFLIYNYVGQFFPISWMVSHRSGSLNQIINQQWITTEGVFGVALGVSTKYVFLFVLFGALLDKAGAGNYFIKTAFAYLGHFRGGPAKAAVVASGLTGLISGSSIANVVTTGTFTIPMMKRVGFSSEKAGAVEVASSVNGQIMPPVMGAAAFLMIEYVSMPYNQLITHAFLPAVISYIALVYIVHLEACKQNLDGLPRTDPANPILISLLRALGTFIAICLIYFAVKYGLGWIKTAAPNQAFLIVCGFLAVVYLALIWRVAQFPDLQMDDPNEAIVKLPSVKPTVNAGLHFLLPVVVLIWCLMVERFSPGLSAFWGTMALIFIQLTQRLLLSFFRGAGEYVSNFKLGLCDLKQGLEMGARNMIGIGIATATAGIIVGVVALTGFGVQLSNIIETISGGNLLIMLAMVAVFSLILGMGLPTTANYIVVSSLMAVVIVEVGRQNGLVVPLIAVHLFVFYFGIMADVTPPVGLASFAAAAVSGGDPIKTGLVAFFYSLRTALLPFLFIFNTDLLLLGVDFFHGLLIFVVSTIAMLAFTAATMGWYFAKNKIWETALLLLATFVLFRPGFFMDYVSPSTQEVSPPRLVEELAKAPVGDDLMLHVKGINAYGKKITFYAKLDVPEGATGKERLEKLGFVLSQDPQRIEFDGDTYNNTLLIDNVIFDSPAADVGLEWDQNLLGATLPVKGNLAKEWMYIPGILLLMALAWLQKGRLRRQEKV, from the coding sequence ATGGCAGAACAACAATCTACAAATGCATCAGCAATCGATCTGGAGGATATGGTTGCTTCTAGCGATACTGGCGGACGTGCACCTTCAGGTATTACGAAACAAATCATCGTTTGGACAGCGATTATTTGGTCTTTATTCCAAATTTATTATGCCTCGCCACTGCCTTTTGCGTTTCAAGGTTGGCTGAATGATCTTGGCTTGAAGCAGCTGAATGTGGTGGTTGATGATACGCGTGCGCGCTCGATTCATTTAGCCTTTGCGCTATTTTTGGCGTTTTTATCCTATCCAGCGCGTAAGAACTCACCGAAGCATCATGTTCCTGTACAGGATTGGATTTTTGGCGTTGTTGGTGCTTTTTTAGCCTCTTATTACCTGTTTTTCTACGATGGGATTGTTCAGCGTGTGGGTGCGCCGAATATGCAAGACATTATCGTTGGCTGTATGGGTATTTTATTGTTGCTCGAAGCGACCCGACGCAGCTTAGGTCTGCCCTTGGTGATTATTGCCTCGGTCTTTTTAATTTATAACTATGTCGGGCAGTTTTTCCCCATTTCGTGGATGGTCTCACACCGTAGTGGTTCACTCAACCAAATCATCAACCAGCAATGGATCACCACCGAAGGGGTCTTTGGGGTTGCCTTAGGGGTCTCGACGAAGTACGTGTTCTTGTTTGTATTATTTGGTGCCTTGCTCGATAAAGCTGGCGCGGGTAATTATTTTATCAAAACAGCGTTCGCCTATTTAGGGCATTTCCGTGGTGGTCCCGCTAAAGCAGCGGTGGTCGCTTCTGGTTTGACCGGGCTTATTTCGGGTTCATCGATTGCTAACGTGGTGACAACTGGTACTTTCACCATCCCGATGATGAAACGGGTGGGCTTTAGTTCTGAAAAAGCCGGGGCTGTGGAAGTCGCTTCATCAGTAAACGGGCAAATTATGCCGCCGGTTATGGGTGCTGCAGCGTTCTTGATGATCGAATACGTGTCTATGCCGTATAACCAGCTAATTACCCATGCCTTTTTGCCAGCGGTGATTTCATATATCGCACTGGTGTACATCGTGCACTTAGAGGCGTGTAAACAGAATTTAGATGGGCTACCACGCACTGATCCAGCGAATCCTATTTTAATTTCGCTGCTGCGTGCGCTTGGCACATTTATCGCCATTTGCTTGATTTATTTTGCGGTGAAATATGGCCTTGGGTGGATCAAAACTGCCGCGCCTAACCAGGCCTTTTTAATTGTTTGTGGTTTTTTGGCTGTCGTGTATTTAGCGCTCATTTGGCGCGTGGCGCAATTCCCAGATTTGCAAATGGACGATCCTAACGAGGCGATCGTTAAGTTGCCTTCAGTGAAACCAACAGTTAACGCTGGGCTGCATTTCTTATTGCCAGTGGTTGTGCTGATTTGGTGTTTGATGGTGGAGCGATTCTCGCCAGGGCTGTCAGCCTTCTGGGGTACGATGGCGCTGATCTTTATCCAGCTGACACAACGTTTGTTGCTCAGTTTCTTCCGCGGTGCGGGCGAATACGTAAGTAACTTTAAGTTGGGTTTGTGCGATCTTAAGCAAGGCCTGGAGATGGGTGCGCGTAATATGATCGGGATCGGCATTGCAACCGCAACAGCCGGGATCATCGTAGGGGTGGTCGCGCTCACCGGTTTTGGTGTGCAATTATCGAACATCATCGAAACCATTTCTGGCGGCAACTTGTTGATCATGCTGGCGATGGTAGCCGTATTCAGTTTGATTTTGGGTATGGGGCTGCCAACGACAGCGAACTATATTGTTGTGTCGTCGCTGATGGCTGTGGTGATTGTTGAAGTTGGCCGACAAAATGGTTTGGTTGTCCCACTGATTGCGGTGCATTTGTTTGTGTTCTACTTCGGAATTATGGCGGATGTGACACCTCCAGTTGGGCTGGCTTCGTTTGCTGCTGCTGCAGTGTCGGGTGGTGACCCGATAAAAACCGGTTTGGTTGCGTTCTTTTACAGCTTGCGTACTGCGCTATTACCATTCCTGTTTATTTTTAACACCGATTTACTATTGCTTGGGGTGGATTTCTTCCACGGACTGCTCATATTTGTGGTGTCGACAATCGCGATGCTCGCCTTTACCGCGGCAACGATGGGCTGGTATTTTGCGAAGAATAAAATCTGGGAAACGGCGCTGTTATTGTTGGCAACCTTTGTGTTGTTCCGTCCGGGCTTCTTTATGGATTATGTTTCACCGAGCACACAAGAAGTCTCTCCGCCTCGGTTGGTTGAAGAGCTTGCAAAAGCGCCAGTGGGAGATGATTTGATGCTGCATGTGAAAGGGATTAATGCCTACGGTAAGAAAATCACCTTCTACGCCAAGCTGGATGTGCCCGAAGGCGCAACGGGTAAAGAGCGGTTAGAAAAACTCGGTTTTGTGTTGTCACAAGATCCGCAGCGTATTGAATTTGATGGTGATACGTATAACAATACACTGCTTATCGATAATGTGATTTTTGATTCGCCAGCAGCTGATGTTGGGCTTGAATGGGATCAGAATCTACTTGGTGCTACGTTGCCTGTTAAAGGGAACTTGGCAAAAGAATGGATGTATATTCCGGGCATCTTGCTTCTGATGGCTTTGGCGTGGTTGCAGAAAGGGCGCCTGCGTCGTCAGGAAAAGGTGTGA